A single Microbacterium protaetiae DNA region contains:
- a CDS encoding PaaI family thioesterase, with amino-acid sequence MRITPRRLALGMSLWIPNLFSGIRVKRYADDWTSATVELHVNVFTRNYVKTAFGGSMSAMTDPYFFMLVMHQLGRDYVIWDTRGEIEFRKPGRGVLTAHFEVPATKAQELRERARGGAKVLEWFETDITDAAGDVVAHVRREVYVREKRRVTQSSTPA; translated from the coding sequence ATGCGCATCACTCCCCGCCGGCTGGCCCTGGGCATGAGTCTGTGGATCCCCAATCTTTTCAGCGGCATCCGCGTGAAGCGGTATGCCGACGACTGGACCAGCGCAACGGTCGAACTGCACGTCAACGTCTTCACGCGCAACTACGTCAAGACAGCGTTCGGCGGATCCATGTCGGCGATGACCGATCCCTACTTCTTCATGCTCGTCATGCATCAGCTCGGCCGCGACTATGTGATCTGGGACACCCGAGGCGAGATCGAGTTTCGCAAGCCGGGTCGTGGCGTTCTCACGGCCCACTTCGAGGTGCCGGCCACCAAGGCACAAGAACTGCGCGAGCGCGCACGGGGCGGCGCGAAGGTCTTGGAATGGTTCGAGACCGACATCACGGATGCCGCCGGCGACGTGGTCGCGCATGTACGACGCGAGGTCTACGTGCGTGAGAAGCGGCGGGTCACGCAGAGTTCGACACCTGCCTGA
- a CDS encoding GntR family transcriptional regulator, which produces MLFRIDPVNGVALFDQVAASVRTDIAAGRLSAGDRLPPARDVAESLGINVHTVLRAYQMLRDEGLVDMRRGRGVVVTDAATRLAALADEIHDLVVRGATLGLSSATLAALVKETTV; this is translated from the coding sequence GTGCTCTTCCGCATCGATCCCGTCAACGGTGTGGCGCTGTTCGACCAGGTCGCCGCGTCGGTGCGCACCGACATCGCCGCCGGGCGGCTGTCTGCCGGTGACCGCCTGCCACCCGCCCGCGACGTCGCCGAATCGCTCGGCATCAATGTGCACACGGTGCTGCGCGCGTATCAGATGCTGCGTGACGAAGGACTCGTCGATATGCGCCGCGGCCGCGGAGTCGTGGTGACAGACGCCGCCACCCGCCTGGCCGCGCTGGCCGACGAGATCCACGACCTCGTCGTTCGCGGGGCCACCCTCGGACTGTCCTCTGCCACTCTCGCCGCCCTTGTGAAGGAGACCACTGTATGA
- a CDS encoding DUF1648 domain-containing protein, with amino-acid sequence MNPDVRRARHAFLWVGVLAPTAVTLLSAIVIAVWLPQLPDPAATHWSGGGGPDGFGPAWTYLLFGVGLPLVLIAGMSVMALYAHRLPPRDPDGPQWSPTARLLGAMNLAIAGMFAVMMLASVGVQRGLADAADAPDVMGWMFAGFGVAVVLGVAAWFLQPAVVPAELTRQDAVPLPLGPGERAAWVATATTARAGIVTLGSLTGVLIVMTVVMLALEVPAWWIVAIVNVALVAAMLTMLTFRVRVGSDGLLVRSTAGWPRFRIRPDEVRSVRATNVHPFAEFGGWGVRLSTDGRFGVVLRAGDALEVTRTNGRTFVVTVDDAATGAALLSAVCADAASGRDREGSR; translated from the coding sequence ATGAATCCCGATGTCCGCCGTGCCCGCCATGCCTTCCTCTGGGTCGGTGTCCTGGCGCCCACGGCGGTCACGCTGCTGTCGGCGATCGTCATCGCCGTCTGGCTACCGCAGCTGCCTGACCCGGCGGCGACGCATTGGTCGGGCGGCGGCGGGCCCGACGGTTTCGGGCCGGCATGGACCTATCTGCTCTTCGGCGTCGGGCTGCCGCTCGTCTTGATCGCCGGGATGTCGGTGATGGCGCTGTACGCGCACCGGCTGCCGCCGCGCGACCCGGACGGGCCGCAGTGGTCGCCGACTGCGCGTCTGCTGGGTGCGATGAACCTCGCCATCGCCGGGATGTTCGCCGTCATGATGCTCGCCAGCGTAGGGGTGCAGCGCGGGCTCGCCGATGCGGCGGACGCGCCGGATGTCATGGGTTGGATGTTCGCCGGATTCGGCGTCGCCGTCGTGTTGGGCGTCGCAGCCTGGTTCCTGCAGCCCGCCGTCGTGCCTGCAGAGCTGACGAGGCAAGATGCCGTGCCTCTGCCGCTGGGGCCCGGGGAACGGGCGGCATGGGTGGCGACGGCCACCACCGCGCGGGCGGGCATCGTCACGCTGGGGTCTCTGACAGGAGTTCTGATCGTGATGACGGTCGTGATGCTGGCGCTGGAGGTACCGGCCTGGTGGATTGTGGCGATCGTCAACGTCGCACTCGTCGCGGCCATGCTGACGATGCTCACCTTTCGTGTGCGGGTGGGCTCAGACGGGCTGCTCGTGCGGTCGACGGCGGGATGGCCGCGCTTTCGCATCCGGCCCGACGAGGTGCGCTCGGTGCGTGCGACGAACGTGCATCCGTTCGCCGAGTTCGGTGGATGGGGTGTGCGACTGTCGACCGACGGTCGGTTCGGTGTCGTGCTGCGGGCAGGCGACGCGCTGGAGGTCACCCGTACGAACGGTCGCACCTTCGTCGTCACGGTCGATGACGCCGCCACCGGTGCCGCGCTGCTGTCTGCGGTGTGTGCGGATGCGGCATCCGGCCGCGATCGAGAGGGGTCGAGATGA
- a CDS encoding CPBP family intramembrane glutamic endopeptidase, with translation MTDVAQNDRVRVAWPAVIVYLVVALGLGWVVALPLWLSGDGLASPWAGLLLPAMMLTPTLAMLVAVFVMRAPRENRLRFLGMWPLRPVRRFIGILLIALFAPIVVVVAVTLIAGALGLVQLDLVDFSGFAEQVQATSPGAQLPPMALLVAVQLLLIPGGALINSVLTTGEELGWRGWLLPALRPLGTWPALLITGVAWGIWHAPIILLGYDFGRTDITGVLFMIGGCVAWGVLLGWMRLRSASVWPAVLAHGSLNAVGGLVLLLRAAGEQPDLAIVGPLGVISWAVLAVVVVVLVLTGQFRRQPRAGEKTVTAAAESGMIGL, from the coding sequence ATGACCGATGTTGCGCAGAATGACCGGGTGCGAGTCGCGTGGCCGGCGGTGATCGTCTATCTCGTCGTCGCCCTCGGACTCGGGTGGGTCGTCGCCCTGCCGCTGTGGCTCTCGGGCGACGGTCTGGCCTCGCCGTGGGCGGGTCTGCTGCTGCCCGCAATGATGCTCACGCCCACCCTGGCGATGCTCGTCGCCGTCTTCGTGATGCGCGCGCCGCGCGAGAACCGGCTGCGCTTTCTCGGGATGTGGCCCTTGCGCCCGGTGCGTCGGTTCATCGGGATACTGCTGATCGCGCTGTTCGCGCCGATCGTCGTGGTGGTCGCGGTGACGCTCATCGCGGGGGCGCTGGGCCTCGTGCAGCTGGATCTGGTCGACTTCTCGGGCTTCGCCGAGCAGGTGCAGGCGACATCGCCCGGTGCTCAACTGCCGCCGATGGCACTGCTGGTCGCGGTGCAGCTGCTGCTGATCCCTGGCGGTGCGCTGATAAACAGCGTGCTGACCACGGGGGAGGAGCTCGGCTGGCGCGGGTGGCTGCTGCCGGCGTTGCGGCCGCTGGGCACGTGGCCGGCCCTGCTGATCACGGGTGTGGCGTGGGGGATCTGGCATGCGCCGATCATTCTCTTGGGATACGACTTCGGACGCACCGACATCACCGGGGTGCTGTTCATGATCGGCGGATGCGTCGCGTGGGGCGTTCTGCTGGGGTGGATGCGTCTGCGCAGTGCCTCGGTGTGGCCGGCCGTGCTCGCGCACGGCTCGTTGAATGCGGTGGGCGGGCTGGTGCTCTTGCTGCGCGCCGCAGGGGAGCAGCCGGATCTTGCGATCGTGGGTCCGCTGGGCGTCATCTCGTGGGCGGTGTTGGCCGTGGTCGTGGTCGTGCTCGTTCTCACCGGGCAGTTTCGCCGACAACCGCGCGCGGGTGAGAAGACGGTGACAGCCGCCGCGGAATCGGGCATGATCGGCTTATGA
- a CDS encoding YdeI/OmpD-associated family protein: MSLQIRTVLEPQGPAAAIVLTDAQVDELGGGKRAAVRVTIGAHTASLRLGVMGGKNLIGMSKAARGELGVEISDTVDAVIELDTGEREVEIPDDLAAALDAAPGVRARFDALAYTYRKEHVRAVTEAKQQATRERRVAAIVEKLSAQEGMPG, translated from the coding sequence ATGAGTCTGCAGATCCGCACCGTTCTCGAGCCGCAGGGCCCCGCGGCGGCGATCGTCCTGACCGACGCCCAGGTCGATGAGCTCGGTGGCGGCAAACGTGCAGCTGTGCGGGTGACGATCGGTGCGCACACCGCCTCGCTGCGCCTGGGTGTCATGGGAGGTAAGAATCTCATCGGCATGTCGAAGGCGGCGCGCGGCGAACTCGGCGTCGAGATCTCCGACACCGTCGACGCCGTGATCGAACTTGATACCGGCGAGCGCGAGGTCGAGATTCCCGACGATCTGGCGGCCGCTCTGGACGCCGCCCCCGGGGTGCGTGCCCGGTTCGATGCTCTCGCTTACACGTACCGCAAGGAGCACGTGCGCGCGGTGACCGAGGCGAAGCAGCAGGCCACGCGCGAGCGACGCGTTGCCGCCATCGTCGAAAAGCTCAGCGCACAGGAGGGCATGCCGGGCTGA
- the eno gene encoding phosphopyruvate hydratase, translating to MALIEAVNAREILDSRGNPTVEVEVLLDDGIVQRAAVPSGASTGAFEAYELRDGDKSRYSGKGVLKAVAAVVDELGPAIEGVDAADQRVIDEILIDTDGTENKSRTGANAILGVSLAVAKAAADSADLPLFRYLGGPNAHVLPIPLFNVINGGEHADNGIDFQEFFLAPIGASNFAESLRWGAETYHVLKGELQAAGYATGLGDEGGFAPDLPSNREGLDFLVKAIEKAGFTPGSDIAVGLDVAATEFFADGVYTVEGKPWTAEKLTDYFAGLVNDYPIVTIEDALAEDDWDAWKALTDKIGTQVQLVGDDLFVTNPERLAKGIDLGVANSLLVKVNQIGTLSETLDAVELAHRSGYTTMFSHRSGETEDTTIADLVVAVNSGQIKSGAPARSERVAKYNQLLRIEEELGDAAEFIGRAAFPRYKG from the coding sequence GTGGCACTTATCGAGGCAGTCAACGCGCGCGAGATCCTGGACTCGCGCGGCAACCCGACCGTCGAGGTGGAGGTGCTCCTCGACGACGGCATCGTCCAGCGGGCGGCCGTCCCCTCGGGTGCATCGACCGGCGCCTTCGAGGCATACGAGCTGCGCGACGGCGACAAGAGCCGCTACAGCGGCAAGGGCGTGCTCAAGGCCGTCGCCGCGGTCGTCGACGAGCTCGGCCCGGCCATCGAAGGAGTGGATGCCGCGGACCAGCGCGTCATCGACGAGATCCTCATCGACACCGACGGCACCGAGAACAAGTCGCGCACCGGTGCGAACGCGATTCTCGGTGTGAGTCTGGCCGTGGCCAAGGCCGCCGCCGACAGCGCCGATCTGCCGCTGTTCCGATACCTGGGCGGACCGAACGCGCACGTCCTGCCGATTCCGCTGTTCAACGTCATCAACGGCGGCGAGCACGCTGACAACGGCATCGACTTTCAGGAGTTCTTCCTCGCTCCCATCGGCGCGTCGAACTTCGCGGAGTCGCTGCGCTGGGGTGCCGAGACCTACCACGTTCTCAAGGGCGAGCTTCAGGCTGCCGGTTATGCGACCGGTCTCGGCGACGAGGGCGGCTTCGCCCCCGATCTGCCCAGCAACCGCGAGGGCCTCGACTTTCTCGTGAAGGCGATCGAGAAGGCCGGCTTCACACCCGGCTCCGACATCGCCGTGGGACTCGACGTCGCCGCCACCGAGTTCTTCGCAGACGGTGTCTACACCGTCGAGGGCAAGCCGTGGACGGCCGAGAAGCTCACCGACTACTTCGCCGGCCTGGTGAACGACTACCCGATCGTCACGATCGAAGACGCCCTGGCCGAAGACGACTGGGACGCCTGGAAGGCCCTTACCGACAAGATCGGCACCCAGGTGCAGTTGGTCGGCGACGACCTGTTCGTCACGAACCCCGAGCGCCTCGCCAAGGGCATCGACCTCGGCGTGGCGAACTCGCTGCTGGTCAAGGTCAACCAGATCGGCACGCTTTCCGAGACCCTCGACGCCGTCGAGCTCGCGCACCGCTCGGGATACACGACGATGTTCTCGCACCGCTCGGGCGAGACCGAAGACACCACGATCGCCGACCTGGTCGTCGCGGTGAACTCGGGTCAGATCAAGTCCGGCGCGCCCGCCCGCAGCGAGCGCGTCGCGAAATACAATCAGCTTCTGCGCATCGAAGAGGAGCTGGGCGACGCGGCGGAGTTCATCGGCCGCGCGGCCTTCCCGCGCTACAAGGGCTGA
- a CDS encoding FtsB family cell division protein, whose translation MLGLVVIAVFVLVPTVSTYVGQRQQIAALQQSVRVTQNEIDALERQRARWDDPAYITTQARERLYFTNPGEVVYLVDDDLPDTDIPQEKAPVSDEVEAAHTDWMSQLVRSVAQAGLAKTAVPAAGDSTPTPAPTSSSSSSPTPSR comes from the coding sequence ATGCTGGGCCTGGTAGTCATCGCGGTGTTCGTGCTCGTTCCCACGGTGAGCACCTACGTCGGCCAGCGTCAGCAGATCGCCGCACTGCAGCAGTCCGTGCGCGTCACACAGAACGAGATCGACGCGCTCGAGCGTCAGCGCGCGCGCTGGGACGACCCCGCCTACATCACCACGCAGGCGCGCGAGCGGCTCTACTTCACCAACCCCGGCGAGGTGGTCTATCTCGTCGACGACGATCTGCCCGACACCGACATTCCGCAAGAGAAGGCGCCGGTCAGTGATGAGGTCGAGGCCGCGCACACCGATTGGATGTCGCAGCTCGTGAGATCGGTTGCCCAGGCAGGTCTCGCCAAGACGGCGGTGCCGGCCGCAGGCGATTCGACGCCGACGCCGGCCCCCACCTCGAGCTCGTCGTCCAGCCCCACCCCGTCACGGTGA
- a CDS encoding DUF501 domain-containing protein, with the protein MTTPPFAPVSDADLAVLRAQLGRPARGVIGIAARCVCGNPTVAATAPRLPDGTPFPTLYYLTHPAATAEMSRLEADHVMRELQDALADDAELQAAYQRAHEAYLADRAQFGEVAEIAGISAGGMPARVKCLHALAAHALAAGAGVNPIGDAALERSRWTPRQCACAEPGPLLDDVVADGGAA; encoded by the coding sequence GTGACCACCCCGCCGTTCGCCCCTGTCAGCGACGCCGACCTCGCCGTTCTGCGCGCGCAGTTGGGCCGCCCTGCCCGGGGTGTCATCGGAATCGCCGCACGCTGCGTGTGCGGAAACCCCACCGTCGCAGCGACCGCCCCTCGGCTGCCCGACGGCACGCCGTTCCCGACGCTGTACTACCTGACGCATCCGGCGGCCACCGCAGAGATGTCGCGGCTGGAAGCCGACCATGTGATGCGCGAGCTGCAAGACGCGCTGGCCGACGATGCCGAGTTGCAGGCCGCGTACCAGCGTGCGCATGAGGCGTACCTCGCCGACCGCGCGCAGTTCGGCGAGGTGGCAGAGATCGCCGGCATCTCGGCGGGCGGCATGCCCGCGCGCGTGAAGTGCCTGCATGCGCTGGCGGCGCACGCGCTGGCCGCCGGTGCGGGCGTGAACCCGATCGGCGATGCCGCGCTGGAGCGTTCGCGGTGGACACCACGTCAGTGCGCCTGTGCTGAGCCCGGACCGTTGCTGGACGATGTCGTCGCCGACGGGGGAGCGGCATGA
- a CDS encoding S8 family peptidase, with translation MIRRLLGVALAGAIAVLACTAASATPDPDPAADQDSLRAQEYWLNDYGITDAWKVTKGKGVKIAIIDTGVGHAPELDPAVTDGTDVSGAGSSDGRTAVGAIDANHGSWVASLAAARDADEGEDMIGVAPEADLLSISIGFEGSSARVPFDEQIVNAMRWAVDHGAKVINLSFTTNTLDWDQSWDDAFLYAFNHDVVVVVAAGNRGSGTGIVGAPATIPGVLTVAGVDPSGKASVEASTQGITIGVAAPSEKLLGISADGEPVIWKGTSGAAPIVSGVVALVRAAHPELDADNVIERIIKTARPAKGMTHTPSPLYGYGLVDAEAAVSDKVARVSTNPMGDLKEWIRLYRRAPVEKAPTPTSKPVEVPPLPRADPVSTPASVLLPDRDRVLYGSLPLIAVTVPAILVGLGVTVAARRIRSARSSRTPRRKNL, from the coding sequence ATGATCCGCCGCCTTCTGGGCGTGGCGCTGGCCGGTGCCATCGCCGTGCTCGCCTGCACCGCGGCATCCGCAACCCCCGATCCCGACCCCGCCGCCGATCAAGACAGCCTGCGCGCGCAGGAGTACTGGCTCAACGACTACGGCATCACGGATGCGTGGAAGGTCACCAAGGGCAAAGGCGTGAAGATCGCCATCATCGACACCGGTGTGGGGCATGCGCCCGAACTCGATCCGGCGGTGACCGACGGCACCGATGTGTCGGGAGCCGGGTCGTCCGACGGACGCACGGCCGTCGGCGCCATCGATGCGAATCACGGCAGCTGGGTCGCATCGCTGGCGGCCGCGCGCGATGCCGACGAGGGTGAAGACATGATCGGGGTCGCCCCCGAGGCGGATCTGCTCTCGATCTCGATCGGCTTCGAGGGCTCGAGCGCACGGGTGCCCTTCGACGAGCAGATAGTGAATGCGATGCGCTGGGCGGTCGACCACGGTGCCAAGGTCATCAACTTGTCGTTCACGACGAACACCCTCGACTGGGATCAGAGCTGGGACGACGCCTTCCTGTACGCGTTCAACCACGATGTCGTGGTGGTCGTCGCCGCGGGCAACCGCGGCAGCGGCACCGGAATCGTGGGCGCTCCGGCCACCATCCCCGGTGTTCTGACCGTCGCCGGTGTCGACCCGAGCGGAAAGGCCAGCGTCGAGGCATCCACTCAGGGCATCACCATCGGTGTGGCAGCTCCCAGCGAGAAGCTGCTGGGTATCTCAGCCGATGGTGAGCCGGTCATCTGGAAGGGCACCAGCGGCGCCGCGCCCATCGTGTCGGGCGTGGTGGCGCTGGTGCGCGCGGCGCACCCAGAACTGGATGCCGACAACGTCATCGAGCGGATCATCAAGACCGCACGCCCGGCGAAGGGGATGACCCACACCCCCAGTCCGCTGTACGGCTACGGTCTCGTGGATGCCGAGGCTGCGGTGTCCGACAAGGTGGCGCGGGTCTCGACCAACCCGATGGGCGATCTGAAGGAATGGATTCGTCTGTACCGGCGTGCTCCGGTCGAGAAGGCACCCACGCCGACGTCCAAGCCCGTCGAAGTGCCTCCGCTGCCGCGCGCCGATCCGGTCTCGACGCCGGCCTCGGTACTGCTGCCGGATCGCGATCGGGTGCTCTACGGCAGCCTCCCGCTCATCGCGGTCACGGTGCCCGCTATACTGGTGGGGCTGGGCGTCACCGTTGCTGCCAGACGTATCCGTTCGGCGCGCTCTTCACGCACGCCTCGCCGCAAGAATCTCTAG
- a CDS encoding NAD(P)/FAD-dependent oxidoreductase — MPRILIVGGGYAGFYTAWKLEKHLRKGEAEVTMVDPLPYMTYQPFLPEVAAGSIEPRHAVVSHRRHLKRTTVINAKITGIDHAHKTATITGPDGSTWQHEYDQIVVTAGAVSRTFPIPGIADNAIGLKSIEEAVAVRDKLISNFDRAAALPAGPERDRLLTVVVVGGGFAGIEAFAELRSLASALLKSYPQLTFDDTHFHLIEAMGRIMPEVSLPTSEWVLKTLAKRGAYVHLDTQVTSAVDGNVEVSTGEVYPTDLIVWTAGVMANPTVVRGGDLPVEERGRIRTRADLRVGTPEEFVEGAWAAGDVSAVPDLTGGGVGGYCVPNAQHAVRQAKLLAKNLVAVLRGEQPKEYVHKNLGAVAGLGLYSGVFQSGKLALKGFVAWVAHRGYHGLAMPSWERKWRVLWGWWNNFWLGRDIVSLEAVQTPRAVFEQFAARPRSPQPTEAAPKKDAAGAGNKPVESKVQASA; from the coding sequence GTGCCCCGGATCCTCATCGTCGGCGGTGGGTACGCCGGCTTCTACACCGCCTGGAAGCTCGAGAAGCATCTGCGCAAGGGCGAGGCAGAGGTCACCATGGTCGACCCGTTGCCGTACATGACCTACCAGCCCTTCCTTCCCGAGGTGGCCGCCGGCTCGATCGAGCCGCGCCACGCTGTCGTCTCGCACCGCCGGCACCTCAAGCGCACGACCGTGATCAACGCGAAGATCACCGGCATCGACCACGCGCACAAGACCGCCACCATCACCGGCCCTGACGGAAGCACCTGGCAGCACGAATACGACCAGATCGTCGTGACCGCCGGTGCCGTCTCGCGCACCTTCCCGATCCCCGGCATCGCCGACAACGCGATCGGGCTGAAGTCGATCGAAGAGGCTGTCGCGGTGCGCGACAAGCTCATCTCGAACTTCGACCGTGCCGCCGCGCTGCCGGCCGGTCCCGAGCGCGACCGCCTTCTGACCGTGGTGGTCGTCGGCGGCGGGTTCGCCGGCATCGAGGCGTTCGCCGAACTTCGCTCTCTGGCATCCGCTCTGCTCAAGAGCTATCCGCAGTTGACCTTCGACGACACGCACTTCCACCTGATCGAGGCGATGGGCCGGATCATGCCCGAGGTGTCGCTGCCCACCAGCGAGTGGGTGCTGAAGACCCTCGCCAAGCGCGGTGCCTATGTGCACCTCGACACGCAGGTCACCAGCGCGGTCGACGGCAACGTCGAGGTCTCGACGGGTGAGGTCTACCCGACCGACCTGATCGTGTGGACCGCCGGTGTCATGGCCAACCCGACCGTGGTACGCGGCGGCGACCTTCCCGTCGAAGAGCGCGGGCGTATCCGTACCCGTGCAGACCTGCGCGTGGGCACCCCCGAGGAATTCGTCGAGGGCGCCTGGGCTGCCGGCGACGTGTCGGCCGTGCCCGATCTGACCGGCGGTGGTGTGGGCGGCTACTGCGTGCCCAACGCCCAGCACGCGGTGCGCCAGGCGAAGCTTCTCGCGAAGAACCTCGTCGCCGTGCTGCGCGGTGAGCAGCCGAAGGAGTACGTCCACAAGAACCTCGGCGCCGTCGCGGGTCTGGGCCTGTACAGCGGCGTGTTCCAGTCGGGCAAGCTCGCCCTCAAGGGATTCGTGGCCTGGGTCGCACACCGCGGCTACCACGGCCTGGCGATGCCGTCATGGGAGCGCAAGTGGCGCGTGCTCTGGGGCTGGTGGAACAACTTCTGGCTCGGTCGCGACATCGTCAGCCTCGAGGCAGTGCAGACGCCGCGCGCCGTCTTCGAGCAGTTCGCCGCGCGTCCGCGTTCGCCGCAGCCGACCGAGGCCGCTCCGAAGAAGGATGCCGCCGGTGCGGGCAACAAGCCCGTCGAAAGCAAGGTCCAGGCCAGCGCCTGA
- a CDS encoding helix-turn-helix transcriptional regulator: MITTATDEHRGSVPELLTTPEAAALLRVSPRTMEDWGRRGVAFAPHYVRVGGHRIVYRRDELLEWLDGRAA; encoded by the coding sequence ATGATCACGACAGCTACCGATGAGCACCGTGGGTCGGTCCCGGAACTCCTCACTACCCCGGAGGCTGCTGCCCTCCTCCGCGTCTCTCCTCGCACGATGGAGGATTGGGGCCGCCGTGGCGTCGCGTTCGCACCGCATTACGTCCGCGTGGGCGGCCATCGCATCGTCTATCGCCGCGACGAACTCCTGGAGTGGCTCGACGGGCGGGCTGCCTGA
- a CDS encoding tyrosine-type recombinase/integrase has product MARKQLAPGDIGVVRFRERTPGRVTATAGMRDLAGVWHDLRAVGATEDEARLELERQARQIVAIGRGERLTETSTVAEAVEVWLEGVRVGNRVTPQTVQTHEVSGRRLVRAMGAVRLADLRPGFVEDFLHGALAREGSAAAHALKGTLRLVCGVAVRRGALVSNPVRDTSPLPAQKTRASALTPEQFHELIQAIEEWAGKPAEPKNRGGVRSDARALADLLSVCVGTGARIGEALALERRDLDFENRRVHIRSTLVFVKGQGTIRQEHTKTGPRGARTVPMTARVREVLERRLDGADSAATTAVFRNRSGGHTTQDRMAKRLRAFRAARPEVLERLGIPASETTSHLMRRSALTLVANTDALGGGSTAAAMLGGHANESTTRRHYAHMSKEVPETTSQLLDAFWVSAGRAYAARTRRTSRLTSSSVYSASPAVATQSSPSSSRATATNAVPSRSVTSTKWTRASHAVCAGMTLA; this is encoded by the coding sequence ATGGCGCGCAAGCAACTCGCGCCCGGGGATATTGGCGTCGTCCGGTTTCGTGAACGCACGCCTGGCCGAGTCACCGCGACGGCCGGGATGCGCGACCTCGCAGGCGTGTGGCACGACCTGCGCGCGGTTGGAGCGACGGAGGATGAGGCCAGGCTGGAGCTTGAACGCCAGGCTCGTCAGATTGTCGCCATTGGGCGCGGAGAACGGCTGACCGAAACGAGCACCGTCGCCGAGGCGGTCGAGGTGTGGCTGGAGGGCGTCCGTGTGGGCAATCGGGTCACTCCACAGACCGTCCAGACGCACGAGGTCTCCGGCCGGCGGCTGGTGCGGGCGATGGGTGCAGTCCGACTCGCTGACCTCCGCCCGGGTTTCGTCGAGGATTTTCTCCATGGCGCTCTGGCTCGCGAGGGCTCTGCAGCAGCTCATGCACTCAAAGGCACGTTGCGCCTCGTATGTGGTGTCGCGGTCCGGCGCGGAGCTCTCGTGTCGAACCCGGTTCGGGATACGTCGCCGTTGCCGGCACAGAAAACTCGAGCGAGCGCCCTGACACCCGAGCAGTTCCATGAGCTCATCCAGGCGATTGAGGAGTGGGCCGGCAAGCCTGCGGAACCCAAGAATCGCGGGGGAGTGCGTTCTGATGCACGAGCACTGGCGGACCTGCTCAGTGTCTGCGTCGGAACTGGAGCGCGAATTGGCGAGGCGCTCGCGCTGGAACGTCGCGACCTGGATTTTGAAAACAGGCGCGTACATATTCGGTCGACCCTGGTGTTCGTCAAAGGGCAGGGGACCATCCGTCAGGAGCACACCAAGACCGGCCCGCGCGGGGCGCGCACCGTGCCCATGACAGCTCGGGTCCGCGAGGTTCTGGAGCGCCGACTCGACGGCGCCGATTCTGCCGCGACGACTGCGGTGTTCCGGAACCGCTCCGGCGGTCACACTACGCAGGACCGGATGGCCAAGCGTCTGCGGGCGTTCCGGGCCGCCAGGCCTGAGGTGCTCGAACGGCTCGGCATCCCAGCATCCGAGACGACGTCGCACCTCATGCGCAGGTCCGCACTGACCCTCGTAGCGAACACCGACGCACTCGGCGGTGGGTCGACAGCCGCCGCGATGCTTGGTGGTCATGCGAACGAGAGCACCACAAGGCGACACTATGCGCATATGAGCAAGGAGGTCCCTGAGACCACGTCCCAGCTACTGGATGCGTTCTGGGTGAGTGCCGGCCGGGCTTACGCGGCTCGCACTCGTCGCACCAGCCGCTTGACGTCGTCGTCGGTGTACTCAGCGTCGCCGGCAGTCGCCACACAGAGCTCGCCATCCTCATCGCGCGCTACGGCGACGAATGCCGTTCCCTCGCGCTCCGTGACATCGACGAAGTGGACGCGTGCCAGCCACGCGGTCTGCGCCGGCATGACGTTGGCGTGA